From Polaribacter haliotis:
CATCAGACAATTTGGTACTTGCAGCTACTCATGGAAGAGGAATGTTTACAACAAACTTTACAGATGGAACTGCTTCTATAGACGATGTTTTAACTGATAAAAAAGTATTTACAATATATCCAACTATTTCAAATGGAAACTTTACAGTGTTTGCTAAAAATAGCTTAGGAAAATCAAAAATAAATATTTTCGATATTTCTGGAAGGCAAGTTTATAAATCTAGTATCGATTTTACTTCTAAAGAAAAACAAGAAGTTTCTGTAAATTTAAATGTGGGAATTTATATCGTAAATGTTGTGGATGAAAACAATAAGAAATCATCAAATAAAATTATTATAAAATAGTTTAAAAACTATTTAAACCTCATAAAAAAGACGCTTAAAAGCGTCTTTTTTTATGAATAAGAATTTAGTAAATTAGTTAAGCTTTTAGGATCTATACCAATAGTATGTTGTAATTGGGTAACAGTTCCATGCTCAATAAAATAATCTGGAATGCCTAACATTTTTATTTTATGTAGATAATTATTCTCTGACGCAAATTCTAAAATCGAAGAGCCAAAACCACCTTTAATAGTTCCATCTTCTACAGTAATTATAGAACTATGGTTTGCAAAAATTTCTTCCAACAAATCTTTATCTAAAGGTTTTACAAAACGCATATCGTAATGAGAAAATATTGAAATTTCTGAAACCAGCTCTAAAGCTTCTGTAATATTTTCTGAAATCGTTCCAATGGTTAGAATAGCAATTTTGTTACCTTTTTGTAAGCAAATTCCTTTTCCAATTTCAATATCTTCAAAAGATTTTTGCCAATTTAATAATTTACCAGTTCCTCTTGGATAGCGAATTGCAATCGGGTTTTCTAATCCTTTTTGAGCTGTAAATAAAATATTTCGTAATTCAATTTCGTTTCTTGGTGCAAATACAATTAAATTAGGAATACAACGTAAATATGCCAAATCGAAAACTCCATGATGTGTAGCCCCATCTTCACCCACCAAACCTGCTCTATCTAAACAGAAAATTACAGGTAGATTTTGTAAAGCAACATCGTGTATTACTTGATCGTAAGCACGTTGTAAAAATGTGGAATAAATATTACAAAAAGGAATTAAACCTTGGGTTGCCATTCCTGCAGCCAAAGTAACTGCATGTTGTTCTGCAATACCAACATCAAAAGTTCTATTAGGAAATTTTTCAATCATAAACTTCAGAGAACTTCCTGTTAACATAGCTGGTGTAATTCCGACAATTTTATCGTTTTTTTCTGCTAATTCAACTAATGTTTTTCCAAAAACATCTTGGTATTTTGTATATAAACTTACATCTTTTTTTATACGTTCTCCAGAAATTTTATCGAATTTCCCTGGAGCATGATATGTTACTTGATCTTCTTCAGCTTGCTGTAAACCTTTTCCTTTTGTAGTAATAATATGTAAAAATTTTGGGCCTTTTACAGATTTTAAACGTTCTAATTCTAATAGTATTTTCGGTAAATTATGTCCGTCAATTGGGCCAGAATAATCAAAATTTAACGCTTTTATAATATTGTTTTGAGCTGCTAATTTCCGATCCGTTTTTACCTTCGTTAGATACTCTTTTAAAGCTCCAACAGAAGGATCTATTCCAATTGCATTATCATTTAAAATAATTAACAAATTTGCATTGGAAACTCCTGCATGGTTTAAGGCTTCAAATGCCATTCCACTTGCAATAGAAGCATCTCCAATAACAGCAATGTGGTGTTTTTTTGTTTCTCCTTTTAAATTGGAAGCAATTGCCATTCCTAAAGTTGCAGAAATAGAAGTAGAAGAATGGCCTACTCCAAAAGCATCAAACTCACTTTCTTTTCTTGTAGGAAAACCAGCAATTCCACCAAATTGTCTATTGGTATGAAAAATTTCTTTTCTTCCGGTTAAAATTTTATGTCCATAAGCTTGGTGTCCAACATCCCAAACTAACAAATCGTTTGGTGTATCAAATAAATAATGGAGTGCAATTGTTAATTCTACCACTCCTAAACTTGCTCCTAAATGTCCTTCTTTTGTAGCAACAATATCAATAATAAATGCGCGCAATTCTTTTGCTAATTGTGGCAATTGTTCTGAATTTAATTTTCTTAAATCTTCAGGGTTTGATATATTGTTTAACAAATTTTTCATTTGGCTACAAAAATACAACAACAAATTTTGTGTCCATAAAAAAGGACGGTTAAGAATTACAAATCTATCGTAAAAAAATTACTTAATTTTACTAAAAATGTAAATTACAAATGATACAGCCTTTTGACGATATTTATTTTATGAAAAAAGCTTTACAAGAAGCAGAAACTGCTTTCGATAAAGGTGAAATTCCAGTAGGTGCAATTATTGTTTTAAAAGATCAAATTATTGCAAGAGCTCATAATTTAACGGAAACTTTAAACGATGTAACTGCGCATGCAGAAATGCAAGCATTTACATCTGCCGCAGATTTTTTAGGTGGCAAATATTTAAAAGATTGTGTGTTATATGTTACTTTAGAACCTTGTCAAATGTGTGCTGGGGCTAGCTATTGGGCTCAAATTGGTAAAATTGTTTATGGAGCTTCTGAACCAGAAAGAGGTTTTATAAATTTAAATACAAAGTTGCATCCAAAAACAAAAGTGGTTAATGGTATTTTAGAAAACGAATGCTCCCAACTTTTAAAACGCTTTTTTATTGAAAAACGAAATTTGAATTAGTGTTAAAAATTGTTAATGTTTTAACAATTATTACTTTCAAAATTTGATATGTAGTTTGTTTTAGAGAACTTTAGCTTTTTATATACTAAAAAACAATCAAACTTCTTAAAATGAAAAACTTATTACTATCTATGGTGCTTGTGTTTGCTACATTTATAAATTCTGCACAAGAAACACCTAAACCAGATTACAGAGCTGCCGCTAAATACTCTCCAAAAAATTTGGCTAAAATGGTACACTCTACAAGCGTTAGACCTCATTGGCTAAAAAAGGGAAACCGTTTTTGGTATCAATATAAAACATCAGAAGGGTCTAATTATTATTTAGTGGATGCAGATAAAAAATCGAAAAAAACGCTTTTTGATAATGTAAAAATGGCAAAATGGTTAACGGAAATCACAAAAGATCCATATGATGCGAAACATTTACCTCGTTTTAATTTCAAATTTAACGAAGCAGAAAATGCCATTCGTTTTCGAGTAACTTCTACTGAAGAAGTTGAGGTGGAAGAAGATAAAAAGGAAGTTAAAAAAGACTCTCTTTCGACTAAAAAAGATTCTACATCTGTAAAAAAGGCAAAAAAGAAAAAGCCTAAAATGGAGAAGAAAGTCTATCATTTAGAATATAGATTAGGTGGAAATAGTTTAAAAATTATCGATACTAAAAAGCCAGAAAAGAAACCTTGGGAACGTTGGGCAAATGTTTCTCCAGATAGTACAATCGTTTTATACTCTAAAAATTTCAACCTTTATTGGATGGATAAAAAGAACTTTAAAAAGTTTATTAAAGACGAAAAAGACACAACAGTTGTAGAAAACCAATGGACAAAAGATGGTGAAGAAAACTTTGGTTATGGAGGTGGTTCTAGAGAAGACAATGTTGATAAAGAAAAAAATAAGGACAAGAGAAAAGGAATTTGGGGAACTTGGTCTCACGATTCTAAGAAGTTTGTTTTTCAAAAATCAGATTCTAGACATATTAAAGATTTATGGGTAATTAACTCAACAGGTAAAAAAAGACCAACTTTAGAAACTTATAAATATCATATGCCAGGAGAGCAGGAATATTATAAATCAGAATTATTAATTTTCGATATTCCTTCTAAATCTCATGTAAAAGTTGCACTAGACACAGTTCGTCAACAAAGTATTTCTGTTTTTAGAGCGCCAAGAAAAAAGTCGAGTTTCGACGATGATTTTAGACCATCTTTATTGCTTTCAAAAAAAGGGAAAGTATATTTTAGTGTAATTTCTAGAGATCGTAAAAAGTACGATGTTTGTGTTGCAGACATTAATACTGGAGAATATAAAACATTAATTGAAGAACGTTTTAATACGTATATAGAATCTCGTCCGTTAATTTTATTTAATAACGAAACAGAAATGTTGCATTGGGCAGAACGCGATGGTTGGGCACATTTTTATTTATATGATTCAAATGGAAACTTAAAAAACCAAGTTACAGAAGGCGATTATCATGTGGATGGTTTTGAAGGTTTAGATGAAAAATCGAGAACACTTTATTTTACAGCAAATGGTGTCAATAAAAAACAAGATCCTTACTATGCACATAGTTATAAAATCAATTTAAATGGAAGTGGAATGAAAGTTCTAAATCCTGGAGATTTTACTACAAATACGAATATGTCCGATTCAAATAAGTATTTTGTAAATAATTATTCGCGTGTAAATACTGCTCCAAAATCTGAGTTAAGAGATACTAATGGGCGAAAAGTTTTAGATTTAGAAACTACAGATTTATCTCAATTAATGGCTTCTGGTTATAAATTTCCAACTCCATTTAAAGTAAAAGCAGACGATGGAATTACAGATATTTACGGAGTAATGTACACACCTTTTCAAATGGATTCCACAAAAGTATATCCGTTATTAGAATATGTATATCCAGGTCCACAAACAGAAGCTGTAAACAAATCTTTTTCTTATAGAATGGATCGTTTAGATAGAATGGCACAAGTTGGTTTTGTGGTAATTACCCTAGGAAATAGAGGAGGTCATCCAGACAGATCTAAATGGTACCACAATTACGGTTATGGAAACTTACGTGATTATGGTTTGGCAGATAAGAAATATGTAGCACAACAATTAGCAAATAAGCACAAGTTTATCGATATCGAAAAAGTAGGAATTTACGGTCATTCAGGAGGTGGTTTTATGTCTACAGCTGCAATGTTGGTATATCCAGATTTCTTTAAAGCTGCAGTTTCTTCTGCAGGAAATCACGATAATAATGTGTATAATTCTTGGTGGAGTGAAACGCATCATGGAGTAAAAGAAGAGATTGACGAGAAAGGAAAAATTTCTCATAAATATAAAATTGATGACAACCAATCTTTAGCAAAAAACCTAAAAGGACATTTAATGTTAATCCATGGAGATATGGATAACAACGTAAATCCTGCAGGAACAATTAGAATGGCTAACGAATTAATAAAAGCACACAAGCGTTTTAAATTTATGATTATGCCAGGACAAAGACATGGTTTTGGAAACATGACTGAATATTCTTTCTGGTTAAGAGCAGATCATTTTAGTAAATATTTATTAGGTGTGGAAGCCACAGAAGTGGACAATATGTTCATGAATTTAGACAAACCAATGAATAGATAACCTATTGTTAACTGAAAATTTAATATTGAAAACTCTGAAGTAAAATTCAGAGTTTTTCTTTTTTAAATATGAATAACTTATTTTTGATAAAAACTCAGCAATATGACTACAGATAGAAAAAACGGAAGCTTATATACCAACATAAATAACAAAATTGCAACCATAGAATTTGGGCATCCTGCAAGCAATTCTTTTCCAAGTGAATTGTTAGATCGATTAACCAAAGAGTTAATTGCTGTTGGAAATAATGGAGATGTTTCTGTAATTATTTTAAAATCTGAAGGAGAAAAAGCCTTTTGTGCAGGTGCTTCTTTTGATGAATTAGTGGCAATTTCTAATTTAGAAGAAGGAAAACAATTTTTCTCTGGTTTTGCAAATGTGATAAACGCAATGAGAACTTGTGGGAAATTAATTATTGGAAGAATTCAAGGTAAAACTGTTGGTGGTGGCGTTGGTTTGGCTTCTGCTTGCGATTATGTTTTGGTAACAGAAAATGCATCAATAAAATTGTCTGAATTCACCATAGGAATTGGACCTTTTGTAATAGAACCAGCAGTTACAAGAAAAATAGGGGTTTCAGGAACTGCAGAATTGACTTTAGATGCAAGTAATTGGAAAAACGCCTATTGGGCAAAAGAAAAAGGTTTGTACGCAAAAGTTTTTGAAACTATAAAAGAATTAGATGAAGAAGTCGAAATTTTATCAGAAAAATTGGCTTCTTACAATCCTAAAGCTTTAGCAGAAATGAAAAAAGCGTTGTGGAGAGGTACTGAAAACTGGAACAATTTATTAGCAGAAAGAGCTGCAGTTTCTGGGGAATTGGTATTGTCTGATTTTACTAAAAAAGCATTAGGAAAATTTAAAAAGTAGTCTTGTGAAAATAGTTTCAACAAATATTGGAAAACGAAGAGAGGTAGATTGGAAAGACAAAAAAATAGACACAGGAATTTTTAAATTTTCTGTTGATAAACCAATCTTTTTAGATACTGAAGATGTTAAGGGTGATGAGATTTCCGATAGAGAAAATCACGGAGGAATTCTGCAAGCTATTTATGGATATTCTCTAAAACATTACGATTTTTTTAAACCACTTCATCCAAATTTAGATTGGCAATTAGGAATGTTTGGAGAAAACTTAACAATTGACAATTTAGAGGAAACCAAAATTCATCAAGGTGATACTTTTAAAGTTGGTGAAGCTATTTTAGAAGCAACTGTGCAAAGAAATCCTTGTTATAAATTAGGAATTCGTTTTAATGACATGAAAATCGTAAAACAATTCTGGAATACAACAATGTGTGGCGTTTATTTTAAAGTGATACAAACTGGTTTTGTTAAAGCTGGTGATGAATTCATCCAAATAAAAAGTTGTCCAGAAAATCCAACAATTGCAGATTTGTATGTTGCTAAACGAACTGAAAAGGGAGTGTAGTTTTGTCTGTCATTTCGACCTTGTGGAGAAATCTCAACACAGCAATAATTTAGATTTCTCAATTCCACTGCGTTTCATTCGAAATGACAGTAAAAATGTCATTTCGACCTTGTGGAGAAATCTTTATCTTTATGCTTTATGAAAAAAACAATAGGAACACATAATTATTAAGTTTACATAATAACGAATAAGAATAAAACAGTTTTGTATTTAGGTTTTACAAATAATTTAAAAGATAGACTCTACTACCACTCACATCCTGAAGCTAATTCTAAACATTTTTCTCATAAATATAATTGTAAATATTTAATTTATTTCGAACATTATCAAGATGTTGAAATTGCAATTAATAGAGAAAAACAAATAAAAAAATGGAATAGAAAGAAAAAAGAATTTTTAATTTCCACAAAAAATCCTGATTGGAATTTTTTAAATGATGAGTTATAGGTTTTCGACAACACTACTTGTTTTTTAAGCTAATTTCTGTTAAAAGATTTTTCGACTACACTGCGTTTCGCTCAAAATGACATTCGAATGTCATTTCGACCTTATGGAGAAATCTTCATCACGTAATAATTTAACTTTTTACTTTATTTATTTTAAATTACAAATAATTTTTTTCTAATTTTTGTATATTAATTTATCAATAAAGATTTTTCGACTTCACTGCGTTTCGCTCAAAATGACATTCGTTTGTCATTTCGACCTTGTGGAGACATCTCGAATTCCAACTTGATTTTTAAGATTTTAAGATTTCTCAATTTCACTGCATTTCATTCGAAATGACAAATAGATATTTCTAAAGTAATAAACTCTTTTTCTTCCTCTCCAAAAAATCCTTTTCCAAATTATTAGACACTTTTTCTAAAGCAGTATCAATAAATTTTAAAGCTTCTTTTTTATTGTTTGTTTTAGCAAAATAATCTGCTTTTGCGCCATAAAATAAATACGAACGTTGTGCTAAATCATCAGGATTTATTTGTTCGAAATAATAATTGGCTTTTATATAGTTTTCACTTTGTAAACAGACAACAGCCATAGTTAATAAATAGGAAGTGGAAGGTTGTATTTTGTGTAAACATTTGTAATAATTCAAAATTTTATTCCAATCTGTTTGTTCGAAATTAGGCGCTTTTATATGTTCTGCAACAATTGCAGCTTCATAATGGTATCTTGAGAATTGTGATGTTTCAACAGCTTTATTCATCATCATATTTCCTAATTGAATCATAGGAAAAGACCATTTATTTCTATCTTGATTTTTTAAATCTAACAACTCATTTTCAGTATTAATTTTTGCATCTAATCTTGCAGAATGAAAACACATGAGCGCAAACAAAGCATAACTTTCAGGAATTTGAGAGTGTTTATTTTTCAACAACATTTTACACAATCGAATGGCTTCTCCACACAATTCTTTTTGTACTAAAATCTCTTTTTTATTGGAATGAAAACCTTCATTAAAAATAAGATAAATAACATTTAAAACGCTGTCTATTCTTTCAGGAAGTTGTTTTCCTTGTGGAATCTTGAAGGCTAAATTTGTTTTTTTAATCGTTTTTTTGGCTCTTAATAACCGCTTTTTAATGGTTTCCTCTTTAGTTAATAAAGCCGATGCAATTTCTTTGGTACTAAAACCAGCAATGGTTTTTAGGGCAAATACAATTTGGTCTTTAGGGTCTAATTTTGGGTGACAAGCAGTAAAAATCATTCGAAGTTGAGCGTCTTCTATTTCTGCATCTAAAAAAAGTTCCTCTGTTGCAATAGAATCAAAACCTGCTTTAATTTCTGGAATGAGTTTTTGTTCCGATTTTAGTTTTCTAAAAATATCTAAAACTCTATTTTTTGCAGCTTTTGTTAGCCAAGCTTCAGGATTTTCTGGCTGTTCTTTTCGCCAAGAAATACTTGCTTTTAGAAAAGTATCTTGCACAGCATCTTCGATAATTTCCAGATTTGAGAGTCCGAAAATTCGAGTTAAAACAGAAACCATCTTTCCACTATGATATCGAAAAAGATGGTCTATGAGTTTCGTTTCCATTAATGATCAAATACCATAACTTCTCTAATTTCTACATAAGAGCCTAAATCGTAATCTGGAAAATCTTTTGCAATTTCTTCAACTGCATCAAAATCTTTGGCAGAAACTGTATAATAACCACCAACAATTTCTTTCAATTCTGTAGATGCAATGTCTTTAGCTGTTTTTTCAACACCAGAAATACGTCTTATTTTGGAAGTTAAGGCTTCACCTTCATGTTTAATTCCTGCAGCATCCATTTTCTGGCTCCAAGCAAACCATTTTCCCATTCTGTTTTGCATTTCTTCTGGAGAAAGCCCTAAATCAGCATAATCTTCGCCGATAAAAATCATCATAAATTGTTTCATAATCTAAAGTTTTTAAGTTTATACTATTAAGACGTTTGTCAAAATTAAAAAGGGGACACTTTTTTAGTTTTTTATTAAAAATCCTAATAAAAGTTTTTAAATGATGAGCTATAGATTTTTCGACTACACTGCGTTTCGCTCAAAATGACATTCTGCTGTCATTTCGACCTTGTGGAGAAATCTTAACTCAATATCTTCTAAACAGTCTCCTCTTTTTTATGCAGAAACCTCGTTAATTTCATAGATAAATCTAACAAAATAATTTTTGCATTTCCATTTCTTTCAATGTGATACATGGCATCATTTAGTTCTTTTTCTATCTCTAAAATATTTCCAGCATGTACAAAAGGTGCAAATTTAGACAAATCGAAACCTGTTTTTGTTTCCATAAAAACCAACTGATCAGACTTATAGTTCAGTAATAAAGCTTGTCTAAAAAATTGCAAACAATATTCTAAAAAACGTTTTTGAGTTTCACGTCCGGTTTTTGCAATCGTGTCCGACCAAGAAATTAATTGTTGTACCACAGAAGCATTTCCTTTGGCTCTAAAAGCTGTTCTTATCCAGGCAATAAACCATTCTTCGAAAACCAAATCAGAAGAATCGTTGTGTAATAAATGAATGGCTTTGTTGTAATTTCCTTCAGCTTGGTGCGCAATTGTTGCAGCTTCACTTTCTGAGCAATTTTCTCTTTCTACCAAAGCTTTTGCAATATCTTGTTCTGCTAAAACAGGAAAATGCAACGCTTGACAACGCGATTTTATGGTATTTATAATCTGCTCTTCATTTTCTGTTATTAAAATGAAAACAGTTTTGTTTGGCGGTTCTTCAATCAGTTTTAATAATTTGTTGGCAGCAGCAATGTTCATTTTTTCTGCCATCCAAATAATCATCACTTTAAAACCACCTTCGTAAGATTTTAGTTTTAGCTTTTTTACAACATCTTCAGCTTCATCAAC
This genomic window contains:
- the dxs gene encoding 1-deoxy-D-xylulose-5-phosphate synthase codes for the protein MKNLLNNISNPEDLRKLNSEQLPQLAKELRAFIIDIVATKEGHLGASLGVVELTIALHYLFDTPNDLLVWDVGHQAYGHKILTGRKEIFHTNRQFGGIAGFPTRKESEFDAFGVGHSSTSISATLGMAIASNLKGETKKHHIAVIGDASIASGMAFEALNHAGVSNANLLIILNDNAIGIDPSVGALKEYLTKVKTDRKLAAQNNIIKALNFDYSGPIDGHNLPKILLELERLKSVKGPKFLHIITTKGKGLQQAEEDQVTYHAPGKFDKISGERIKKDVSLYTKYQDVFGKTLVELAEKNDKIVGITPAMLTGSSLKFMIEKFPNRTFDVGIAEQHAVTLAAGMATQGLIPFCNIYSTFLQRAYDQVIHDVALQNLPVIFCLDRAGLVGEDGATHHGVFDLAYLRCIPNLIVFAPRNEIELRNILFTAQKGLENPIAIRYPRGTGKLLNWQKSFEDIEIGKGICLQKGNKIAILTIGTISENITEALELVSEISIFSHYDMRFVKPLDKDLLEEIFANHSSIITVEDGTIKGGFGSSILEFASENNYLHKIKMLGIPDYFIEHGTVTQLQHTIGIDPKSLTNLLNSYS
- a CDS encoding nucleoside deaminase, with protein sequence MIQPFDDIYFMKKALQEAETAFDKGEIPVGAIIVLKDQIIARAHNLTETLNDVTAHAEMQAFTSAADFLGGKYLKDCVLYVTLEPCQMCAGASYWAQIGKIVYGASEPERGFINLNTKLHPKTKVVNGILENECSQLLKRFFIEKRNLN
- a CDS encoding S9 family peptidase, which codes for MKNLLLSMVLVFATFINSAQETPKPDYRAAAKYSPKNLAKMVHSTSVRPHWLKKGNRFWYQYKTSEGSNYYLVDADKKSKKTLFDNVKMAKWLTEITKDPYDAKHLPRFNFKFNEAENAIRFRVTSTEEVEVEEDKKEVKKDSLSTKKDSTSVKKAKKKKPKMEKKVYHLEYRLGGNSLKIIDTKKPEKKPWERWANVSPDSTIVLYSKNFNLYWMDKKNFKKFIKDEKDTTVVENQWTKDGEENFGYGGGSREDNVDKEKNKDKRKGIWGTWSHDSKKFVFQKSDSRHIKDLWVINSTGKKRPTLETYKYHMPGEQEYYKSELLIFDIPSKSHVKVALDTVRQQSISVFRAPRKKSSFDDDFRPSLLLSKKGKVYFSVISRDRKKYDVCVADINTGEYKTLIEERFNTYIESRPLILFNNETEMLHWAERDGWAHFYLYDSNGNLKNQVTEGDYHVDGFEGLDEKSRTLYFTANGVNKKQDPYYAHSYKINLNGSGMKVLNPGDFTTNTNMSDSNKYFVNNYSRVNTAPKSELRDTNGRKVLDLETTDLSQLMASGYKFPTPFKVKADDGITDIYGVMYTPFQMDSTKVYPLLEYVYPGPQTEAVNKSFSYRMDRLDRMAQVGFVVITLGNRGGHPDRSKWYHNYGYGNLRDYGLADKKYVAQQLANKHKFIDIEKVGIYGHSGGGFMSTAAMLVYPDFFKAAVSSAGNHDNNVYNSWWSETHHGVKEEIDEKGKISHKYKIDDNQSLAKNLKGHLMLIHGDMDNNVNPAGTIRMANELIKAHKRFKFMIMPGQRHGFGNMTEYSFWLRADHFSKYLLGVEATEVDNMFMNLDKPMNR
- a CDS encoding enoyl-CoA hydratase/isomerase family protein encodes the protein MTTDRKNGSLYTNINNKIATIEFGHPASNSFPSELLDRLTKELIAVGNNGDVSVIILKSEGEKAFCAGASFDELVAISNLEEGKQFFSGFANVINAMRTCGKLIIGRIQGKTVGGGVGLASACDYVLVTENASIKLSEFTIGIGPFVIEPAVTRKIGVSGTAELTLDASNWKNAYWAKEKGLYAKVFETIKELDEEVEILSEKLASYNPKALAEMKKALWRGTENWNNLLAERAAVSGELVLSDFTKKALGKFKK
- a CDS encoding MOSC domain-containing protein; its protein translation is MKIVSTNIGKRREVDWKDKKIDTGIFKFSVDKPIFLDTEDVKGDEISDRENHGGILQAIYGYSLKHYDFFKPLHPNLDWQLGMFGENLTIDNLEETKIHQGDTFKVGEAILEATVQRNPCYKLGIRFNDMKIVKQFWNTTMCGVYFKVIQTGFVKAGDEFIQIKSCPENPTIADLYVAKRTEKGV
- a CDS encoding GIY-YIG nuclease family protein, which gives rise to MYLGFTNNLKDRLYYHSHPEANSKHFSHKYNCKYLIYFEHYQDVEIAINREKQIKKWNRKKKEFLISTKNPDWNFLNDEL
- a CDS encoding RNA polymerase sigma factor — its product is METKLIDHLFRYHSGKMVSVLTRIFGLSNLEIIEDAVQDTFLKASISWRKEQPENPEAWLTKAAKNRVLDIFRKLKSEQKLIPEIKAGFDSIATEELFLDAEIEDAQLRMIFTACHPKLDPKDQIVFALKTIAGFSTKEIASALLTKEETIKKRLLRAKKTIKKTNLAFKIPQGKQLPERIDSVLNVIYLIFNEGFHSNKKEILVQKELCGEAIRLCKMLLKNKHSQIPESYALFALMCFHSARLDAKINTENELLDLKNQDRNKWSFPMIQLGNMMMNKAVETSQFSRYHYEAAIVAEHIKAPNFEQTDWNKILNYYKCLHKIQPSTSYLLTMAVVCLQSENYIKANYYFEQINPDDLAQRSYLFYGAKADYFAKTNNKKEALKFIDTALEKVSNNLEKDFLERKKKSLLL
- a CDS encoding YciI family protein, which encodes MMIFIGEDYADLGLSPEEMQNRMGKWFAWSQKMDAAGIKHEGEALTSKIRRISGVEKTAKDIASTELKEIVGGYYTVSAKDFDAVEEIAKDFPDYDLGSYVEIREVMVFDH
- a CDS encoding ATP-binding protein: MLFNQIIGQEHIKNHLQVSAENGRIPHAQLFVGKEGSGTLPMAIAYAQFLLCNFSDDAEACNIKCNKLQHPDLHFAFPVTTSDSVKKHPISNLYLEEWRDFLSVQPYASLFNWLQHIGVENKQGNIGVDEAEDVVKKLKLKSYEGGFKVMIIWMAEKMNIAAANKLLKLIEEPPNKTVFILITENEEQIINTIKSRCQALHFPVLAEQDIAKALVERENCSESEAATIAHQAEGNYNKAIHLLHNDSSDLVFEEWFIAWIRTAFRAKGNASVVQQLISWSDTIAKTGRETQKRFLEYCLQFFRQALLLNYKSDQLVFMETKTGFDLSKFAPFVHAGNILEIEKELNDAMYHIERNGNAKIILLDLSMKLTRFLHKKEETV